Proteins encoded within one genomic window of Bradyrhizobium sp. AZCC 1719:
- a CDS encoding transcriptional regulator GcvA: MTGRLPSLNGLRAFEAAARHLSFTQAASELNVTQTAISHQIKRLEEELGVRLFVRQNRSLTLTAEAQDYLPGIRAAFNDLRLATDRLLRKDDDHVLTVSTLASLAAKWLLPRLTAFQEAQPGIDVRITTSINLVDFQRDKVDAAIRYGRGQWPGVRADWLMADELFPVCSPALLKGNKPLKCPEDLRDHVLLHTSNANSDDWRLWLTAAGLPADFSKQPGVTFDMIFMTVQAAIDGLGVAMGRTAYVQEDIAKGRLVVPFKMAFPVDAGFYLVSPAGRADPPKLAAFRQWLLASVQNRP; the protein is encoded by the coding sequence ATGACCGGCAGACTGCCGTCGCTGAATGGCCTGCGCGCCTTCGAGGCAGCCGCCCGGCATCTGAGCTTCACGCAAGCCGCCTCCGAGCTGAACGTCACGCAGACCGCGATCAGTCACCAGATCAAGCGGCTGGAGGAAGAGCTCGGCGTTCGCCTCTTTGTTCGCCAGAACCGCTCGCTGACGCTGACGGCGGAAGCGCAGGACTACCTTCCAGGCATCCGCGCCGCCTTCAACGATCTCCGGCTCGCGACCGACCGCCTGCTGCGGAAAGACGACGACCATGTGCTGACGGTGTCGACGCTGGCCTCGCTGGCCGCCAAATGGCTGTTGCCGCGCCTCACGGCGTTTCAGGAAGCGCAACCGGGGATCGACGTTCGCATCACGACCTCGATCAACCTGGTCGACTTCCAGCGCGACAAGGTCGATGCCGCGATCCGCTACGGCCGCGGCCAGTGGCCTGGCGTTCGCGCCGACTGGCTGATGGCGGACGAACTCTTTCCGGTGTGCAGTCCGGCGCTGCTCAAGGGGAACAAGCCGCTGAAATGCCCCGAAGACCTCCGGGATCACGTGCTGCTGCATACCAGCAACGCGAATAGCGACGACTGGCGGCTGTGGCTGACGGCGGCCGGGTTGCCAGCCGATTTTTCGAAACAGCCGGGCGTGACCTTCGACATGATCTTCATGACGGTGCAGGCCGCGATCGACGGCCTCGGCGTTGCCATGGGCCGCACCGCCTATGTGCAGGAGGACATCGCCAAGGGACGTTTGGTCGTTCCCTTCAAGATGGCTTTCCCGGTCGATGCCGGATTCTATCTGGTCTCGCCGGCGGGTAGAGCCGATCCGCCAAAGCTCGCGGCATTCCGGCAATGGCTGCTCGCCTCCGTTCAGAACCGTCCCTGA
- a CDS encoding DUF1127 domain-containing protein → MSTFTHESMINHHGPGILSQLAETLHVWRQRYQSRRELAKWSERELHDIGVSWSDVAYEAEKPFWRA, encoded by the coding sequence ATGTCCACTTTCACGCATGAATCGATGATAAATCATCATGGACCGGGGATTTTGAGCCAATTGGCCGAGACCCTCCATGTCTGGCGGCAGCGCTACCAGTCCCGCCGCGAACTGGCCAAGTGGTCCGAGCGGGAGCTGCACGACATCGGCGTCTCCTGGAGCGACGTCGCCTACGAGGCCGAGAAACCGTTCTGGCGGGCTTAA
- a CDS encoding GNAT family N-acetyltransferase codes for MTRLRFDDLRQYSDVLLSRHGQAVTVRFVEPRDAEALQNYFRALSTRSRYNRFLGAASELPPSELERFIHVGEADRFSVVATMPVDGRETIVGEARYAFDSETAAIEVGLSIDDRWQGHGIGRALLKNLECRAAAFGAERIFGDTLRSNDAMIALARKSGYGFTNTPGDWKLTRFQKDIHVEPQEIPCASWRLAAVSPSAMSSLAV; via the coding sequence ATGACCAGGCTGCGTTTCGACGATCTCAGGCAGTATTCGGACGTACTGCTTTCGCGGCATGGCCAGGCCGTGACCGTGCGCTTCGTCGAGCCGCGCGACGCCGAGGCGCTGCAGAACTATTTCCGCGCGCTCTCGACGCGCTCCCGCTACAACCGCTTCCTCGGCGCGGCCAGCGAACTGCCGCCGTCCGAACTCGAGCGCTTCATCCATGTCGGCGAAGCGGATCGGTTCAGTGTGGTCGCGACCATGCCGGTCGACGGCCGCGAGACCATCGTCGGCGAAGCGCGCTATGCCTTCGATAGCGAGACTGCTGCAATCGAGGTCGGCCTGTCGATCGACGACCGCTGGCAGGGCCATGGCATCGGCAGGGCGCTGTTGAAAAACCTCGAATGCCGCGCGGCCGCGTTCGGCGCCGAGCGCATCTTCGGCGACACGCTGCGTTCCAACGATGCCATGATCGCGCTCGCCCGCAAGTCCGGCTACGGCTTTACCAATACGCCCGGCGACTGGAAGTTGACGCGCTTCCAGAAAGATATCCACGTCGAACCGCAGGAAATCCCATGCGCCAGTTGGCGGCTCGCCGCCGTCTCTCCCAGCGCAATGTCCTCGCTTGCGGTTTGA
- a CDS encoding enoyl-CoA hydratase produces the protein MTTETKIDTGTDELLCVIRDRVAIITLNRPEARNAFSDTLTPALRSMIKSCGENPEIGALLLTGAGTAFCAGGNVKGMGAHRDKKKLEMSYDEKVADLQERQRLLTGALASVRKPTIAALPGPAVGAGLALALACDIRLAAQSAFVSTGYVRVALSGDYGIAWLLTRLVGTSRARELMFTGDKVDATRCEAIGLVNRVVPDDRLQTEAFALARSMAEGPTLALRYIKDNLDEALQFDFATARDHEAERLVRLTTTADHKEAVQAFIDKRKPVFRGS, from the coding sequence ATGACCACCGAAACCAAAATCGACACCGGCACCGACGAACTGCTCTGCGTGATCCGCGACCGCGTCGCCATCATTACGCTGAACCGCCCCGAAGCGCGCAACGCGTTCTCGGATACGCTGACGCCGGCGCTTCGCAGCATGATCAAGAGCTGCGGCGAGAACCCCGAGATCGGTGCGCTCCTGCTCACCGGCGCGGGCACCGCGTTTTGCGCCGGCGGCAACGTCAAGGGCATGGGCGCGCATCGCGATAAGAAGAAGCTAGAGATGTCCTACGACGAGAAGGTCGCCGACCTGCAGGAGCGGCAGCGCCTGCTTACCGGCGCGCTGGCCTCGGTGCGCAAGCCGACGATTGCGGCGCTGCCCGGTCCCGCGGTCGGCGCTGGCCTCGCGCTCGCGCTGGCCTGCGATATCAGACTAGCGGCGCAATCCGCCTTCGTCTCCACCGGCTACGTCCGCGTCGCGCTCTCCGGCGATTACGGCATCGCCTGGCTGCTGACGCGGCTGGTCGGAACTTCGCGGGCGCGCGAACTGATGTTTACCGGCGACAAGGTCGATGCCACAAGATGCGAGGCGATCGGCCTCGTCAACCGCGTGGTGCCCGACGACAGACTGCAGACTGAGGCCTTCGCGCTTGCCAGATCCATGGCCGAAGGCCCGACGCTCGCGCTGCGCTACATCAAGGACAATCTCGACGAAGCGCTCCAATTCGACTTCGCCACCGCGCGCGACCACGAGGCTGAGCGTCTCGTCCGCCTGACTACCACCGCCGATCACAAGGAGGCGGTGCAAGCCTTCATCGACAAGCGCAAGCCGGTGTTCAGGGGAAGCTAA
- a CDS encoding SDR family NAD(P)-dependent oxidoreductase yields MELPKYKIALIVGVGEGLSASLARLFAREGIKVALAARKIEKLGALCTETGARAFACNATEAEEVERLFGMVEREIGTPDLVVYNASGRARGAFTDLVPAEVANAIAVSAFGGFLVAQQAATRMLPNKHGAILFTGASASVKGYPQSAPFAMGKFALRGLAQSMARELSPQGIHVAHFVIDGGIRSAARTEPADRPDSMLDPDAIALSYWNVLQQPRSAWTWEVELRPWVEKF; encoded by the coding sequence ATGGAATTGCCAAAATACAAGATTGCCCTGATTGTTGGTGTCGGCGAGGGATTGAGCGCATCGCTGGCGCGACTGTTCGCGCGCGAAGGCATCAAGGTTGCGCTTGCCGCGCGCAAGATCGAGAAGCTTGGCGCGCTCTGCACCGAGACCGGCGCCCGCGCTTTTGCCTGCAACGCTACCGAGGCGGAGGAAGTCGAACGTCTCTTTGGCATGGTCGAGCGCGAGATCGGCACGCCCGATCTCGTCGTCTATAACGCCAGCGGCCGCGCACGCGGCGCCTTCACCGACCTGGTTCCTGCCGAAGTTGCGAATGCGATCGCAGTCTCCGCCTTTGGCGGCTTTCTGGTGGCCCAGCAGGCGGCGACACGCATGCTGCCGAACAAGCACGGCGCGATCCTGTTCACCGGCGCTTCCGCCAGTGTGAAGGGCTATCCGCAGTCGGCGCCGTTCGCAATGGGCAAGTTTGCACTGCGCGGGCTGGCCCAGAGCATGGCGCGCGAATTGTCTCCGCAAGGCATCCATGTCGCGCATTTCGTCATCGATGGCGGCATCCGCAGTGCTGCGCGTACGGAGCCTGCCGATCGGCCGGACTCGATGCTCGATCCCGACGCGATTGCGCTGAGCTACTGGAACGTGCTGCAGCAACCGCGCAGCGCCTGGACGTGGGAAGTGGAATTGCGGCCGTGGGTGGAGAAGTTTTAA
- a CDS encoding acyl-CoA dehydrogenase family protein has product MQDRAAASANQPGLLAPDTTGMNFYRADPALTDLLRLHLPDALFRHIEPHLERLGELAGGYLDECARLADRHTPVLHQRDKFGRDIQYIEYHPAYRELEKAAFGEFGIHAMSIRKGIMGWPDKYPVVAKHAFTFLFNQTEFGMGCPINVTDGCAKLLNNFGSDALKAKYLDGLTQTDMSKLTQGGQFMTEKEGGSDVGTLTTRAVQEGDHWRLYGEKWFCSNADAKVVMLLARPEGAGPGTRGVGLFLMPRFLDDGSQNHYRIVRLKDKLGTRSMASGEIKFEGAIAYAVGKLDRGFVQMAEMVNSSRLSNGVKSTALMRRAHHDAMTVARNRVVFGQRIIDLPLAQRQLMKIMLPTEQALSMSFLTADALDRAEAGSQDAAALLRILTPTLKFRATRDARKVCGDALEMRGGIGYIEEFATARLLRDAHLGSIWEGTGNIVAIDALTRAVGRHGADTALAADLHARLDDSANVPQAWRNRLRELTDRAVGFASEVASRADNEGDARRATSVLYHVASAVALAWEGGRIHEMRGDARRLLLSRMVVDHRVAPSDPFRLAENATQRAISGHLLGERSVGMAEVGELLVAA; this is encoded by the coding sequence ATGCAAGACCGTGCAGCCGCGTCAGCCAATCAGCCGGGATTGCTCGCACCTGATACGACGGGGATGAATTTCTACCGCGCCGATCCGGCGTTGACGGATCTGCTTCGCCTGCATCTGCCCGACGCGCTGTTTCGCCATATCGAGCCGCATCTCGAGCGGCTCGGCGAATTGGCCGGCGGCTATCTCGACGAATGCGCGCGGCTCGCCGACCGTCATACGCCGGTGCTGCACCAGCGCGACAAGTTTGGCCGTGATATCCAGTATATCGAATATCACCCGGCCTATCGCGAGCTGGAAAAAGCCGCGTTCGGCGAGTTCGGCATTCACGCGATGTCGATCCGCAAGGGCATCATGGGCTGGCCGGATAAATACCCCGTCGTCGCCAAGCACGCCTTCACCTTCCTGTTCAACCAGACCGAATTCGGCATGGGCTGTCCGATCAACGTCACGGATGGTTGCGCGAAACTGCTCAACAATTTCGGCAGCGATGCGTTGAAGGCAAAATATCTCGACGGCCTGACCCAGACCGACATGAGCAAGCTTACTCAGGGTGGCCAGTTCATGACCGAGAAGGAAGGCGGCTCCGACGTCGGCACGCTGACGACGCGGGCCGTGCAGGAGGGCGATCACTGGCGGCTCTATGGCGAGAAATGGTTCTGCTCCAATGCCGACGCCAAGGTGGTGATGCTGCTGGCGCGGCCGGAAGGAGCGGGGCCCGGCACGCGCGGCGTCGGCCTGTTCCTGATGCCGCGCTTCCTTGATGACGGCTCGCAAAATCACTACCGGATCGTTCGCTTGAAAGACAAGCTCGGCACCCGTTCGATGGCGTCGGGCGAGATCAAGTTCGAGGGCGCGATTGCCTACGCCGTCGGCAAGCTCGACCGAGGCTTCGTGCAGATGGCCGAGATGGTGAATTCGTCCCGGCTCTCCAATGGCGTCAAGTCCACCGCGCTGATGCGGCGCGCGCACCATGACGCGATGACGGTCGCGAGAAATCGCGTGGTGTTCGGCCAGAGGATCATCGACCTGCCGCTGGCTCAGCGGCAGTTGATGAAGATCATGTTGCCGACCGAGCAGGCGCTGTCGATGAGTTTTCTCACGGCCGACGCGCTCGATCGCGCGGAAGCCGGCAGCCAGGATGCTGCGGCGCTGCTGCGCATCCTGACGCCGACGCTGAAATTCCGCGCCACGCGCGATGCACGCAAGGTTTGCGGCGATGCGTTGGAGATGCGCGGCGGCATCGGCTACATCGAGGAGTTTGCCACCGCGCGGCTGCTGCGCGACGCCCATCTCGGCTCGATCTGGGAAGGCACCGGCAACATCGTCGCGATCGACGCGCTGACCCGCGCGGTCGGCCGCCACGGCGCCGACACCGCGCTCGCGGCCGATCTGCACGCCCGCCTCGACGACAGCGCCAACGTGCCGCAGGCCTGGCGCAACCGGCTGCGTGAGCTGACCGACCGCGCGGTCGGCTTTGCCAGCGAGGTAGCCAGCCGCGCCGACAATGAGGGCGATGCACGGCGCGCCACCAGCGTGCTCTACCATGTCGCCAGCGCCGTTGCACTGGCCTGGGAGGGCGGGCGGATTCACGAGATGCGCGGCGACGCCAGGCGGCTGTTGCTGTCGCGGATGGTGGTCGACCACCGCGTCGCGCCGAGCGACCCGTTCCGGCTTGCGGAAAATGCCACCCAGCGCGCGATATCAGGCCATCTGCTCGGCGAACGCAGCGTCGGTATGGCCGAGGTTGGCGAATTGCTTGTCGCAGCGTAG
- a CDS encoding Zn-dependent alcohol dehydrogenase yields MKAAVLHEVNQPLVIEEVSVPNPGPREVLIRTRVAGLCHSDLHFMEGLYPHPLPAVLGHESAGVVEKVGSDVTYVKPGDHVVTCLSVFCGTCDNCTTGRTVLCTDTTVKMLPGQSNRLSWAREEKLHQFLNLSSFAEQMLVHENAIVKIRKDMPLELAALIGCGVITGYGAVVNTAKVQAGETVAVIGCGGVGMAAINGAAIAGAGRIIAIDTNPAKLQLATKLGATDIVDPSRGDVVQQVRELTGGGVHHSFEVLGRKETAEQSFAMLAAGGTATIVGMIPFGQKIELHGFDFLRERRIQGSSMGSNHFRVDMPRLVEFYMRGKLHLEDWISAKLELSEINEGFANMKAGKTLRSVIVFDS; encoded by the coding sequence ATGAAGGCCGCCGTCCTGCATGAAGTCAACCAGCCGCTGGTGATCGAGGAGGTCAGCGTGCCGAATCCCGGCCCGCGCGAAGTCCTGATCCGCACGCGCGTCGCCGGCCTGTGTCATTCCGACCTGCACTTCATGGAAGGGCTCTATCCGCATCCGCTGCCCGCGGTGCTCGGGCATGAATCGGCGGGCGTGGTCGAAAAGGTCGGCTCCGACGTCACCTATGTAAAACCCGGCGATCATGTCGTGACCTGTCTTTCGGTGTTCTGCGGCACCTGCGACAACTGCACCACCGGCCGCACCGTGCTCTGCACCGACACGACCGTGAAGATGCTGCCGGGTCAGTCAAACCGGCTGTCCTGGGCGCGTGAGGAGAAGCTTCATCAGTTCCTTAATCTGTCGTCGTTCGCCGAGCAGATGCTGGTGCACGAGAACGCCATCGTCAAAATCCGCAAGGACATGCCGCTGGAGCTCGCGGCCCTGATCGGGTGCGGCGTCATCACCGGCTATGGCGCGGTCGTGAACACCGCAAAAGTTCAGGCCGGCGAAACGGTGGCCGTGATCGGCTGCGGCGGCGTCGGCATGGCCGCGATCAATGGCGCCGCGATCGCCGGCGCCGGCCGCATCATCGCGATCGACACCAATCCGGCCAAGCTGCAGTTGGCCACGAAGCTCGGCGCCACCGACATCGTCGATCCCTCCCGCGGCGACGTGGTGCAGCAGGTGCGTGAACTCACCGGCGGCGGTGTGCATCACTCCTTCGAGGTGCTGGGCCGCAAGGAGACCGCGGAGCAGTCCTTTGCGATGCTGGCGGCCGGCGGCACGGCGACCATCGTCGGCATGATCCCGTTCGGCCAGAAGATCGAGCTGCACGGCTTCGATTTCCTGCGTGAGCGCCGGATTCAGGGCTCGTCGATGGGCTCCAACCATTTCCGCGTCGACATGCCCCGCCTCGTCGAATTCTACATGCGCGGCAAGCTGCATCTGGAGGACTGGATCTCGGCCAAGCTGGAACTCTCCGAAATCAACGAGGGTTTTGCCAACATGAAAGCCGGCAAGACGCTACGCAGCGTGATCGTGTTTGATAGCTGA
- a CDS encoding nuclear transport factor 2 family protein — protein sequence MNNDLAELTELNRDYVASVQNSDIKRFDEILAADFYCSNPDKSLVDRATFLQQTAKPVAIKNLRAEDVRIRILGDFAIIHAATSYTTPDGQQAHGRYTDCWAKQNGKWLAVSAHVSR from the coding sequence ATGAACAACGACCTCGCCGAGCTGACAGAGCTCAACCGCGACTATGTCGCGTCCGTGCAGAATTCCGACATCAAGCGCTTTGACGAAATCCTCGCAGCCGATTTCTACTGCTCCAATCCCGACAAGTCGCTGGTCGATCGCGCCACGTTCCTGCAACAGACCGCAAAGCCTGTCGCGATCAAGAATCTGCGCGCGGAAGACGTGAGGATCCGAATCCTCGGCGATTTCGCCATCATCCACGCAGCGACGAGTTACACCACGCCGGACGGCCAGCAGGCTCATGGGCGTTATACCGATTGCTGGGCGAAGCAGAATGGCAAGTGGCTTGCAGTGTCGGCGCATGTGTCGCGGTGA
- a CDS encoding amidase — MAKSQWSFKTAVELSAALAAKKVSAVELAEDAIGRIERHDAKINAICVRDFERGLAAARAADAELARGVKKPLLGLPLTVKESYNIAGLPTTWGLPAQKDFTPTEDALSISRVKDAGGVILGKTNVPFGLGDWQSYNEVYGTTNNPFDLGRTPGGSSGGSSAALAAGYGPLSLGSDIGGSLRVPAFHCGVYAHKPTFALVPGRGHTPPPFQPLPIDRDLAVIGPMARSAADLSLLLDTIAGPDPLEAGKGYKLALPPPRHGDLKDFRVLVVDTDPVMPTDEVVRGTIHKLTSNLEKAGTRVDRNSPLLPNFAETSRLYMRMLMSFLAASFPPEVYAGAEAAAAALPQSDVSLAAERLRGMAQSHRNWLMDDVARARLRAQWRELFKTYDAVICPIMPTPAYPHDHSDDQEKRRIKIDGKEHVYPDQLSWPGIATLPGLPSTAIPTGFSPDGLPVGVQIVGPWLEDRTPLRLAELIEREFGGFKPPPMFDD; from the coding sequence TTGGCCAAATCGCAATGGAGTTTCAAGACCGCCGTTGAATTGTCCGCGGCGCTTGCCGCGAAAAAGGTCTCGGCCGTCGAACTGGCCGAGGACGCAATCGGCCGGATCGAGCGGCACGATGCGAAGATCAACGCGATTTGCGTGCGCGATTTCGAGCGTGGCCTTGCCGCCGCCCGCGCCGCCGACGCCGAACTGGCGCGCGGCGTGAAGAAGCCGCTGCTCGGCCTCCCGCTGACCGTGAAGGAGTCCTACAATATCGCGGGGCTGCCGACGACCTGGGGCCTTCCGGCGCAGAAGGATTTCACGCCGACGGAAGACGCGCTGTCGATTTCGCGCGTCAAGGACGCCGGCGGCGTCATCCTCGGCAAGACCAATGTCCCGTTCGGGCTCGGCGACTGGCAGAGCTACAACGAAGTCTACGGCACCACCAACAACCCGTTCGATCTCGGCCGGACGCCAGGCGGCTCGTCCGGCGGCTCCTCGGCCGCGCTCGCGGCGGGTTATGGCCCGCTATCGCTGGGCTCAGACATCGGCGGTTCGCTGCGCGTGCCGGCGTTCCATTGCGGCGTCTACGCGCACAAACCGACGTTTGCTCTGGTGCCTGGGCGCGGCCACACGCCGCCGCCGTTCCAGCCGCTGCCGATCGACCGCGATCTTGCCGTGATCGGCCCGATGGCACGCAGCGCCGCCGATCTCTCGCTGCTGCTCGACACCATCGCCGGTCCCGATCCGCTCGAGGCCGGCAAGGGTTACAAACTCGCCCTGCCGCCGCCGCGCCACGGCGATCTGAAGGACTTTCGCGTGCTGGTCGTCGATACCGACCCGGTCATGCCGACCGACGAGGTGGTGCGCGGCACGATCCACAAGCTCACCTCCAACCTCGAAAAGGCCGGCACCAGGGTGGATCGCAACAGCCCGTTGCTGCCGAACTTTGCGGAGACATCCCGGCTCTACATGCGGATGCTGATGTCGTTCCTCGCCGCCTCCTTCCCGCCGGAAGTCTATGCCGGCGCAGAGGCCGCCGCCGCCGCGCTACCGCAGAGCGATGTAAGCCTCGCTGCCGAACGCCTGCGGGGCATGGCGCAAAGCCATCGTAACTGGTTGATGGACGACGTCGCGCGCGCACGCCTGCGAGCCCAATGGCGCGAGCTGTTCAAGACCTATGATGCTGTGATCTGTCCGATCATGCCGACGCCCGCCTATCCGCACGACCATTCCGATGACCAGGAAAAACGCCGCATCAAGATCGACGGCAAGGAGCACGTCTATCCAGATCAGCTTTCGTGGCCGGGCATCGCCACCTTGCCCGGTCTGCCCTCCACCGCGATCCCGACCGGCTTTTCGCCGGACGGATTGCCGGTCGGCGTGCAGATCGTCGGGCCGTGGCTGGAGGATCGCACGCCCCTGAGACTGGCCGAGCTGATCGAGCGCGAATTCGGCGGCTTCAAGCCGCCGCCGATGTTTGATGATTGA
- a CDS encoding alpha/beta hydrolase yields the protein MPTLPNIPLPSTIRSRTIENINGLRMHVLEAGFETPGRPCLLLLHGFPELAYSWRKVMPVLADAGYHVIAPDQRGYGRTTGWDPNYDGDLASFRLTNLVRDALGLVSAFGYAGVDAVIGHDFGSSVAAWCALIRPDMFRSVVMMSAPFGGPPSLPFNTVREPAKPVDDPIHRQLAALPRPRKHYQWYYSTREANNDMRRAPQGVHDFLRAYYHHKSADWEANQPYPLKSWSAEEIAKLPTYYVMDLARDMAATVAEEMPSAAEIATNKWLPDNELAFYSAEYERNGFQGGLQWYRCGTSAAFVPELQTWSGRTIDVPSAFISGKQDWGTYQRPGVYEAMQSRACTNMIGCHLVDGAGHWVQQEQPGEVSRLLTQFLQEAKDNARTKASR from the coding sequence ATGCCCACCCTCCCCAACATCCCGCTGCCCTCCACCATCCGCTCCCGCACCATCGAGAACATCAACGGCCTCCGCATGCACGTGCTGGAAGCCGGCTTCGAAACGCCCGGCCGTCCGTGCCTCCTGCTCCTGCACGGCTTTCCCGAACTCGCCTATTCCTGGCGCAAGGTGATGCCGGTTCTCGCAGACGCGGGCTACCACGTGATCGCGCCGGACCAGCGCGGCTATGGCCGCACCACCGGATGGGATCCGAATTACGACGGCGATCTCGCCTCGTTCCGCCTCACCAATCTGGTGCGCGACGCGCTCGGGCTGGTGTCGGCGTTCGGCTACGCAGGCGTCGATGCCGTGATCGGGCATGATTTCGGCTCGTCGGTGGCGGCCTGGTGCGCGCTGATACGGCCCGACATGTTTCGCTCGGTCGTCATGATGAGCGCTCCGTTCGGCGGGCCTCCATCGCTGCCGTTCAATACGGTGCGCGAGCCCGCCAAGCCGGTCGATGATCCCATTCACCGCCAGCTCGCCGCGCTGCCGCGCCCGCGAAAACATTACCAATGGTACTACTCGACGCGCGAAGCGAACAACGACATGCGCCGCGCGCCGCAGGGCGTGCATGATTTCCTTCGCGCCTACTATCACCACAAGAGCGCGGACTGGGAAGCCAACCAGCCCTACCCGCTGAAATCCTGGAGCGCGGAAGAGATCGCAAAGCTGCCGACTTATTATGTGATGGACCTCGCCAGGGACATGGCGGCCACTGTTGCCGAAGAAATGCCGTCGGCCGCTGAAATCGCCACCAACAAATGGCTGCCCGACAATGAGCTCGCCTTCTACAGCGCCGAGTACGAGCGCAACGGATTCCAGGGCGGGCTGCAATGGTATCGCTGCGGCACCTCCGCCGCTTTTGTGCCGGAATTACAGACATGGTCCGGCCGCACCATCGACGTGCCGTCCGCTTTCATCTCGGGCAAGCAGGACTGGGGCACCTATCAGCGCCCCGGCGTCTATGAGGCGATGCAGTCGAGAGCCTGCACCAACATGATCGGCTGCCATCTCGTCGACGGCGCCGGCCACTGGGTGCAGCAGGAGCAGCCTGGCGAAGTGAGCCGGCTGCTGACGCAATTCCTGCAAGAAGCAAAGGACAACGCAAGGACAAAGGCGAGCCGGTAG
- a CDS encoding acyl-CoA synthetase — protein MTHPSIHARNTPNKIAYQMAATGKAITYRELDELSNQGAQLFRKLGLKAGDHIAFLMENRLAFMEICWAAQRSGLYYTAISRYLTEEEIAYIVKDCGAKVFITTPQCADKAKGLIKGEPGEPLFFMVDEPAPGFRSWDKEAIAMPVTPIADEVAGYDMLYSSGTTGRPKGIKKEFEGKAIDVPNPLLKILCADMCGMSSDSIYLSPAPLYHAAPLRFNMMAITLGGTSIIMEHFDAEEFLKLVEKYKVTQSQLVPTMFVRMLKLPDEVRAAYDVSTLKGAIHAAAPCPVDVKAKMIEWWGPILIEYYAGSEGNGVTVSTSQQWLTHRGTVGHAVVGKVKILDENDQERPTGEIGTVYFADAPVFTYHNDPEKTKKAYNAKGWSTLGDVGYLDAEGYLYLTDRKSYMIISGGVNIYPQETEDVLITHPAVSDVAVFGVPNEEMGEEVKAVVQPHDMAKAGKDLEAELIAFCRKHLSPIKCPKSIDFQAELPRTPTGKLVKRHLRDRYWPKAAAKG, from the coding sequence GTGACCCACCCCTCCATCCACGCCCGCAACACGCCGAACAAGATCGCCTACCAGATGGCGGCGACCGGCAAGGCGATCACCTATCGAGAGCTTGACGAGCTATCGAACCAGGGCGCGCAATTGTTCCGCAAGCTCGGGCTGAAGGCCGGCGACCACATCGCGTTCCTGATGGAAAACCGCCTGGCGTTCATGGAAATCTGCTGGGCCGCGCAGCGCTCGGGGCTCTATTACACCGCGATCAGCCGCTATCTCACCGAGGAGGAGATCGCCTATATCGTGAAGGATTGCGGCGCCAAGGTTTTTATCACCACGCCGCAATGCGCCGACAAGGCCAAAGGCTTGATCAAGGGCGAGCCGGGCGAACCGCTGTTCTTCATGGTCGACGAGCCCGCGCCGGGATTCCGCTCCTGGGACAAGGAAGCGATCGCGATGCCGGTGACGCCGATTGCGGATGAGGTCGCTGGCTACGACATGCTGTATTCGTCCGGCACCACCGGCCGGCCCAAGGGCATCAAGAAGGAGTTCGAGGGCAAGGCGATCGACGTGCCGAACCCGCTCCTGAAAATTCTCTGCGCCGACATGTGCGGCATGTCGTCCGACAGCATCTATCTGTCGCCGGCGCCGCTCTATCACGCAGCTCCCTTGCGCTTCAACATGATGGCAATCACGCTCGGCGGCACTTCCATCATCATGGAGCATTTCGACGCCGAGGAATTTCTGAAACTCGTCGAAAAATACAAGGTCACGCAGTCGCAGCTCGTGCCGACCATGTTCGTGCGCATGCTGAAGCTGCCGGACGAGGTGCGCGCGGCTTACGACGTCTCGACGCTGAAAGGCGCGATCCACGCCGCGGCCCCCTGCCCGGTCGACGTGAAAGCGAAGATGATCGAGTGGTGGGGACCGATCCTGATCGAATATTACGCCGGCTCCGAAGGCAACGGCGTCACCGTCTCGACTTCGCAGCAATGGCTGACCCATCGCGGCACCGTCGGCCACGCCGTGGTCGGCAAGGTGAAAATCCTCGACGAGAACGACCAGGAGAGACCGACCGGCGAAATCGGCACGGTCTATTTCGCCGATGCGCCTGTCTTCACCTATCACAACGATCCCGAGAAGACCAAGAAGGCCTACAACGCCAAGGGCTGGTCGACGCTCGGCGACGTCGGCTATCTGGACGCCGAAGGCTATCTCTATCTCACCGACCGCAAGAGCTACATGATCATCTCCGGCGGGGTGAACATCTACCCGCAGGAGACCGAGGATGTGCTGATCACGCATCCTGCCGTCTCCGACGTTGCCGTGTTCGGCGTGCCGAACGAGGAAATGGGCGAAGAGGTCAAGGCCGTGGTGCAGCCGCACGACATGGCAAAAGCCGGCAAGGATCTCGAGGCCGAACTGATCGCATTCTGCCGAAAACATCTGTCGCCAATAAAGTGCCCGAAGAGCATCGATTTCCAAGCCGAGCTGCCGCGCACGCCGACAGGGAAATTGGTGAAGCGCCACCTGCGCGACCGGTACTGGCCGAAAGCGGCGGCGAAGGGGTAG